In Microbacterium sp. No. 7, the genomic window TGCTCGTCTACCCCGTGACCGACAGCGACACGGGTCGCCCGTCGTACGTCGACCCGGCCAATCAGCTCATGCTGTCGAAGCCCGCGATGGAGTGGTTCTTCGAGCACTACGTCGGCGACGGCGACCGTGCGCACCCCGAGATCAGCCCGCTGCGCGTGCCCGACCTGTCGGGGTTCCCGGCGAGCGTCGTCGCCCTCGCGGAGCACGACCCGCTGCTCGACGAGGGCGCCGCGTTCGCCGAGCGCCTGCGCGAGGTCGGGGCGCTGCGCGACGTGCGCGTCTTCGACGGGCAGATGCACGGGTTCTTCACGATGGTCAACGTGCTGCCGGGCAGCGCCGCGGCGATCGACTACCTCGTCGCGCACGTGCGCGACCACCTGGACTGAGCACGGCCGTCCCGCCGCGACCCCGCACGATCACCGCTCGAAGGAGAGAGACATGTCCACAGCCGCACACGACGCGATCGACGGCACGACCCGGGCGCGCGCCGCGCTCCTGGTCGACCGCGAGGGCCATTCGTTCACGATCACCGAGGTCGACGTCAGCGCGCCCGGCGACGGCGAGGTGCTGGTCGACATCCGCGCGTCGAGCCTCTGCCACAGCGACTGGAACTTCGTCGTCAACGACTACGGCCATCCGCTGCCCGCGCTGCTGGGGCACGAGATCGCCGGAGTGGTGCGGGAGGTCGGCCCCGGGGTGGTCGACGTCGCCGTCGGCGACCACGTCGTCGCGTGCGTCGTGCCGTCGTGCGGCCGATGCGAGAAGTGCCTGGAGGGCGAGCGCGTGCAGTGCCTCGACCCCCAGTCCTCCCAGCGCTCGCCCGGCGCCGCACCGCGCGTGACGCGGGACGGCGGCTACGTGTGGCAGATGCAGGGCCTGGGCGGCTTCAGCGACCGCGCGCTCATCCACGAGAGCCAGCTCGTCCGGGTCGACCCCGCGGTGCCGCTCGACCGGGCCGCCGTGCTCGGCTGCGGCGTCGTCACCGGCGCCGGCGCCGTGCTGCGCAGCGCCGACGTGCGGCCCCGCGAGACGGTCGTCGTCTTCGGCGCCGGCGGCGTCGGGCTGAGCGCGGCGCAGGCCGCCGCGATCGTCGGCGCGAGGAAGGTGATCGTCGTCGACATCGAGGACGGTCGCCTCGAGCTCGCCCGGCGCTTCGGCGCGACCCACGTGATCAACGGCGCGACGCAGGACGTCGTCGCCGAGATCCGCGCCCTCACGGGCGGACGCGGCGTCGACCACGCCTTCGAGATGACCGGCCTCCCCGGCCCGCTGCAGCAGGCCTACGCGGTGCTCGGCGCCCGTGGAACGGTCTACCTCATCGGCATGCAGCCGGTGGGCAGCACGTTCCCGCTGCCGGCCGACAGCCTGTCGACCGAGGCGTCCGTGCGGGCGGTGAAGATGGGCTCGACCAACTTCAAGGTCGACATCCCCTACTACGCCGAGCTGTACCTCCAGGGACGGTTCAACCTCGACGACCTCGTCTCGGCGCACATCCCGCTCGACCGGATCAACGAGGCGTACGCCGACATGCTCGCGGGCAGCACCGTCGGCCGCACCGTGATCGTCTTCGACTGACACATCCGACCCGACGAGAGGAGACGGGACAATGAGCATCACGACCGCAGCGGAGACCGGCACGGAGGTCTCGTTCAGCCGGGACCGGCTGTTCATCGGCGGCGAATGGGTGGAGCCTTCGGGAGACGAGCGCATCGACATCGTGGACCCGGCCACGGAGGAGGTGATCGGCTCCATCCCGCAGGCCGACGAGCGCGACGCCGAGCGTGCCGTGGCGGCGGCCGTCGACGCGTTCCACTCGAGCGAGTGGCGCGACCTCGACTACGTCGAGCGCGCCGCCGTGCTCAGCCGCGTGGCGGACGAGCTGGAGGCGCGCACGGAGCAGATCGCGCAGTACTACACGCGCGACTTCGGGGGTCTTCTCGTCGCCGGCCGGATGCTGCCCGCACGCGGCGGCGGGATCCTCCGCGCGCACGAGGACTTCGCGCGACAGCTGCCGCAGGGGCCCGAGCGCCGGTCGATCGGCGGCATCGACGCGCTCGTGATCCGCGAGCCGGTCGGACCCGTGCTCGGGATCGTGCCGTGGAACTCCACGTTCCCGATCAGCATCGTCAAGATCGCCCCGGCGTTGCTGGCGGGCTGCCCGATCGTCGTCAAGATCGCGACCGAGAGCCCCCTGGCCAGCTTCCCCATCGCCGAGGCGCTGCAGGCGGCCGGCGTTCCCGCGGGCCTCGTGAGCCTGCTGCCCGGCGGACGCGAGGCGCTCGGCCCCCTCACACGGCGCGACGAGTTCCGCCACATCTCGTTCACGGGGAGCACGGAGTCGGGGGTGGCGATCATGAAGGACGCCGCCGAGCACATGGCCGACGTCACGCTCGAGCTGGGCGGCAAATCGCCCGGGATCATCCTCGACGACATGGATCCCGCGACCGACGCTCCGCTGCTGTTCCCCGGCACCATGGGGCAGTCCGGTCAGGTGTGCGTCACCTACTCGCGGCTGCTCGTGCCGAGGTCGCGGGAGGCCGAGTGGCGCACGGCCCTCGCTGACTTCTACGGGAGCCTCGTCATCGGCGATCCCGCCGATCCGGCCACGCAGATCGGCCCGCTCGTGACCGAGACCCACCGGCGCAAGGTCGAGTCGTACATCGACGTCGCCCGTGCCGAGGGCGCGACGATCGTCACCGGGGGCGGACGGCCCCCGGGGCTCGAACGCGGATACTTCGTGCAGCCGACCCTGGTCGCCGACGTGACCTCCGACATGCGCATCGTCCGCGAGGAGGTCTTCGGGCCCGTCATCGTCCTGCAGGCGTACGACGACGAGGACGACGCCGTGCGCATCGCCAACGACACGCACTACGGGCTCGCCGCCGGCGTGTTCACCCGCGACCAGGAGCGGGCGCTGCGCATCGCGCGACGACTGGAGGCCGGCAGCATCAGCATCAACATGTCGGGGGCGTGCTTGAGCATTCCCTTCGGCGGGTACAAGATGTCAGGCATCGGGCGCGAAGGCGGCTACGAAGGCGTCGAGGCGCTGCTGGAGTACAAGCAGATCCAGCTCGGCAGGAGCGCCTGAGCCCGCGTCGCGCGCCCGGCCGGCGGGGCGTCCTCGAAGAGGAGGGATCGTGGAACTCCACCAGCTGCGGTATCTCGTGCTGGCCGTCGACGAGCGGAGCTTCTCCCGCGCGGCCGAGATCGCGCACGTGAGCGTGTCGGCGGTCAGCCGGGGCGTGCAGCAGCTGGAGAAGACGCTCGGCGTCGCGCTCCTCGTGCGCGGCAAGGCCGAGCTCACGCTCACGCAGGAGGGCGAGCGTCTGCTCCCGCACGCGCGCGCCGTCGTCGACCGCATCGACCGCATGCGCAGCAGCGTGCGCGACATGAGCGGGGCGCGGCCGTTCGTCATCGGCATCCCGAGCGTGCTGAACCCGTCGCTGCCCGACCGCGTCGTCGAGATCCTGCCGTCGGTGCTGCCCGGCCGGCCCGCGGTCGTGCGGATGATCCGCTTCTCGGAGCAGCGGTCGCTCCTGGTCAGCGGCGCGATCGACCTCGCCGTCTCGTTCGCCGCCCCGCTCGGCACCGACGAGATCGCCGTGCCGATCCAGGAGGTGCCCTCGTACCTGGCGGTCGCGCGCGACCACCCGCTCGCCGGGCGGTCGTCCCTCGACCTGGGTGATCTGCGCGGCCAGAGGCTGTGCCTGCTCACCGAGGGCGGGCGTCCCTATCGCGAGCCCTCGATGGGCTCTCCCGGCCACCTGCACTATGACGACGACATCTCGCGGATCGCGGCGCGCGTGCTGCTGGAGAGCGCGGCCGCGCTCGTGACGACGCCCGACATCGTGCCGACGGCCCGCGTGTTCTCGGGTCCCGAGTTCGTGCGGGTGCCGATCACCGCGCCCGTCGCGTCGATCGTCGCGACCTGGCGGCCCGCGATGATCGGCGCGGGGCCGTCGACGCGGCTCGCCGCCATGCTCGACCCGGCGGCGCCCGAGCGCGTGCCCGCCTGAGCGGGCGTCGCCGCGCCCGGTTCCGGGCTTGCGTCCTCGTCAACGGGCGTGTGCGTCTTTTGCGATGGACGCCCCGGAGGCACCGGGTTAGCGTTCGAGGAATCGCCCGACGACGACGTCGCGGCGACGCTGCGGTCCCGCAGCCACGAGCCTCAGGAGCTGTCGATGATGATGCCCCCGCCCCACCGCCGCACCGTGCCGGTGCTGGCGCTGCTGACCGCCGCCGCCCTCCTCGCGGGGTGCGCGTCCGCCGACCCCGCGCAGGACGCCGACGACGTCGCCGCTGCGGCGGGCGTCGCGCACGGCGCGAGCAAGGAGGAGTACCTCGCGGCGTTCGAGGACGTCGAGGAGATCACGCTCATCACGCAGCTCGGCGGTGCCGAGGGCTCGATCAGCAACGTCTCCAAGGAGGCGTACATGGACGCCGTCACGGAGTGGTCGGGCGGCCGGATCACCTTCGAGGTCGCCTACGGCAACGGCATCGTCATGGACCCGACCGAGGGCGACAACGCGCTCGCCGATGGTCGCCTCGACCTCAACTTCGCGGTCGGCGCGGGCTTCGAGCCCGACGTGTACCCCTACAACCGGCTCCTCAGCGACGCCGGGTTCCTCACCGCCTACGGGCCGAGCGGCGCGACCGCCTTGACGGGTTTCATGATGCAGGTGATGGCCGACAACGACGTCTTCTATCAGGAATGGGAGGACGCGGGCGTGCACATCCTGGCGCCCACGCACAACGGCATCCTGTCGGCCATCTTCATCCTCGCGTGCTCCGACGACTACGCGAACTCGGCCGCCGGCATCTCCGGGCGCATCGCCGCCGTGGGCAGCGCCGCCAACCAGGCGCAGGCGGGCGGGCTCGGGCTGACCCCCGTGACACTCCCCTGGACCGAGGTCTACGAGGGGCTCCAGCGCGGCGTCGTCGACTGCTACGTGACGCCCCTCTCGGCGATCCAGTCGGCGAGCCTCGACCCGCTGATCCCCTTCGCCTCCGCCGACACCGACGTCGCGTTCGCGAACATCCCGACCGCACTGGCCTTCGGGAAGGACCGGTGGGACGAGCTGCCCCTCGTCGCGCGGCAGCTGCTGTTCGACCGGATGGACGTGCTGTTCACGACCGCGTGGACGGAGGACTTCGGCGGGGCGGGGGAGATGCTCGCGAAGCTCGAGTCGCACGGCGGCGGACTCGTGCCGTTCGAGGCCGACGCGCGCGCCGCGCTGCGGGCCGCGAACGAGAAGCTGCTCGCCGACATGGCCGCGCGCGGCCTCGACGGCGTCGACGTCGACCGGTTCGTCGAGATCGCCGACGAGTGGCAGGACCGCATCGCCGAGTACGGGCTGCCGCAGGGAGACCTCGCCGAGTACCTGCGCGGCACGGCGCCCACGCCGGCGGACTTCGACGCGATCCTCGACGCCCTGTTCACCGAGTTCCTGGCCGACCGCCGGCCGGCCGCATGAGCGGGTGGCCCGAGGAGACGACCGGCGGATCCACGAGGAGAGGAACGGACATGACCGCCACCCACACACCGCACGCCGTCGACGCGGTCGTCGTCGGAGCCGGGTTCAGCGGCCTGTACATGACCCATCGCCTGCGCGGGCTGGGGATGTCGATCCAGGGCTTCGAAGGCGCCGACGACGTCGGCGGCACCTGGTACTGGAACCGCTACCCGGGGGCGCGGTGCGACGTCGAGAGCCTCGACTACTCGTACTCCTTCAGCCCCGAGCTGGAGCAGGAATGGGTCTGGAGCGAGCGGTACGCCGCGCAGGCCGAGATCCTCCGCTACCTGGAGCACGTCGCCGACCGGTTCGACCTGCGCCGGTCGTACCGGTTCTCGACGCGCGTTGTCGCGGCGCACTGGGACGATCGCGCACGACGCTGGCGGGTGCGCGACGACCGCGGCGAGGACTGGACGGCGCGCTATCTCGTGATGGCCACGGGAACCCTCTCGGTGCCCCTGGAGCCGGCGATCGAGGGCATCGACGACTTCGAGGGCACGGTGCTGCAGACCGGGCGCTGGCCGCACGAGCCGGTCGACGTGCGTGGACGCCGCGTCGTCGTCGTCGGCACGGGCTCGTCGGCGGTGCAGGTCATCCCGGAGCTCGCGGCAGAGGCCGCGTCGCTCACGGTGCTGCAGCGGACGCCGAACTACGTGCTGCCGGCCCGCAACCGCCTGCTGACGGCGGAGGAGCTGGCCGCGGAGAAGGCCGCGTACGCGGAGCGTCGCGACCTCGCGCACCGCTCGCCGACCGGTCAGCCCGGCCCGACGCCGACGCGCAACGCCGTCGACGTCGACGAGCGGGAGCGGCGGGAGGCGTTCGAGCGGGGCTGGCAGGTCGGCGGCGTGGGCATGTCGCGGATCTTCGCCGACACGCAGCGCGACGACGTCGCGAACGGCTACCTCGCCGACTTCATCCGCGAGAAGATCCGCGCGGCCGTCGACGACCCCGAGGTCGCCCGCCTGCTGTCGCCCGTGACGTATCCGTTCGGCGGCAAGCGTCCGTGCGTGGGGACCGGCTACTACGAGACCTTCAACCGCGACAACGTGCGCCTGGTCGACCTGCGCAGCGACCCGATCGTGCGGCTGCGCCCCGGCGGCGTCGAGCTCGCCTCCGGCGAGGTGCCCGCCGACGTGCTCGTGCTCGCGACCGGGTTCGACGCGTTCAGCGGGCCGCTCGCGGCGATCGACCTGCGCGGACGGGACGGCGTGCCGCTGACCGCGCACTGGTCGGCGGGCCCCACGGCCTATCTCGGCATCGCCGTGTCGGGCTTCCCGAACATGTTCGTGCTCACGGGGCCCGGAAGCCCGTCGGTGCTGAGCAACATGGTGCACTCCATCGAGCAGCACGTCGACTGGCTCGCCGAGCTGCTGCGCCGGGCCGAGCGCGACGGCATCGCCGAGATCGAGGCGCGCGCCGAGGCCGAGGACGCGTGGGCGCGGCAGATCGACGAGATCGGCGCGCACACGATGTTCGCGCGCACCGACAACTGGTACCTGGGCTCGAACGTGCCGGGAAAGCCGCGTCGCTTCGTCATGTTCGCCGCGGGCACCGACAGGTATCGCGGGATCTGCGACGACGAGGCCGCGGCGGGCTATCCCGGCTTCGTGCTGCGTGACCCCGCGGGGTCGGCCGCGTCGCCGCGCGAGAGCGTCGCGACCGGCTGACGCCGCGCCTCGCGCGGAGTTCGGATCCGCGCCCTTCCTCGCTACGCTGGCAGCCGAGGCCACGCCTGCGTGGCGGGGAAGGAGCCTCTGGTCGATGACGGCAGCAGAAGATCCGGGCGCCGACGCGTCGGGCAGCCAGTGGACCCGCGAGGTGCACGAGCGCAGCGCGCTGCAGGTGCTCGTCAACGAGAGCTATCGGCTCTACCGGCGCGCGGCGCGGCGTGCGGAGGGAGAGCGCTCGAGCGCGCAGTATCGCATCCTCGGCGCGCTCGCGTACCTCGGCGAGACGCGGCTGTCGGATCTCGCCGCGTACGAGCAGATCAGCCAGGCGGGCGTCGCGAAGGTGTTCGTCGTCCTGGAGGCCGAGGGGCTCGTGGAGCGGCGACCGGATCCGAGCGACGGCCGCGCGCAGCTCGCGCGCATCACCGACGCGGGCATCGCCGACTTCCGGGCGTTCCTCGGCCGGCTCGACGACGTGCTCCCGGCGCTGAGCGCCCGCGAGAACGCGATCCTGCGCAGGGCGACCGAGATCGTGCGCCGCGCGGACTGATGCGGCGGCGCACCGCCGTCACGCCTCGCGGAGGGCGCGGATGAGAGGCGCGTAGACCTCGTTGCCGGCGGGGACGGCGCCGGGCCAGTTGTCGGTGCGCACGATGAGGTTGCAGCCGTCGTCGATCCACTCCGCGCGCCAGCGCGCGACGATGCGCGGGAGCGATCCGATGAGCCAGCAGCGGTCGATGTACTCGTCGGGCACGGCCGCCTCCGCCTCGTCGACGCGGCCCGCCCGGTAGAGCTCGACGATGCGGTCCGCGGCCTCGCCGAACCCGCGCCACGTCATCAGCTCGCGCTGCCCGCCGGGGCCCGGATGGCCGCCGCACCAGCGTGCGACGTAGCGCTTGAAGCCCCGGATGCCGGCGGCGACGTCGTCGGTGACCAGCACGTCGACGTGCGCCCAGATCGGGAAGTCCTCCGGAGCCGGCGGGTTCTCGCGCCGCGCGAGCCCGCGTTCGATCAGCGGCCGGTAGACGCTCGTCATCCCGGGCGACCATCCCCCGTTGGGCAGGAGCCCGTCGGCGATCTCGGCGGCGTTGCGGAGCATGAGCTCCGTGCCCCCGCCGAACATGATCGGGATGTCCGGATCGGTCTGCAGGATCGGCTCGAGCGGCTCCGCGTCGTCGAGCGCGCCGGGACCCCGGTAGGGCACGGAGAGCACGCGTCCCTCGTGCGTCACGGGCTCGCCGCGGAAGGCCTTGCGCATGATCGCGACGTAGTCGCGCATCCGCCAGTAGGGCGAGGTCCAGCCGACGCCGTGCCAGGCCTCGGTCTTGACGCGGTTGGAGCTGCCGAGGCCGGCGATGATCGGCCGCTCGTCGCCGGCCATGTGCCGCAGCGTCTGGAACGCCATGGCGAGCGCGGACGGGGTGCGTGCCGTGTTCTGCGCGATCCGCGTGCCGACGCCGATGCGCTCGGTCGCCGCGAGCGCGTAGCCGAGGGGCGTGAGCGCGTCCGACCCGTTCGACTCCGCGGCGAACACGATGTCGTAGCCGAGCTCGTCGGCGAGCACGAGCCGCTCTCTGTTGACGTCGAACCGGGCGCGCTGCCAGTCGATCTCGATGCCGAGCTTCATCCTCGTCCGTCCTCCCTGCTCACTCGGGACGGTGCGCCAGGAGGACCTCCTGGAAGAGCCGGTCGATGTAGGCGGCCGAGTCGACCTCCCGGGCCTCGGCGAGCACCGCGCGGAGGTCGTCGCCGAACCCGTATCCGAGCTCGCCCACGATCCGCTCCCACTTCTCGGCCGCCGCGACGACCGCGTCGACGTCGACGCCGTCGGCGCGGAACGCGTCGAGGAGCCTCAGGTCGGTGGCCTGGAACGCCGCGCGGGCGTCGTCGGCGTAGGGCACGAGCTCGCCGCCCAGCGCGGCGGCCGCGTCGACGACCTCCTGGACGTTCCGGATGCCGGCGAGGAGCTCCTCGTGGATGAGGACGTCCAGCCGGTCGAAGACGAGCTGCTGCGCGACGAGGGGCAGCGACTCCCACGTGTCGAGGCTGATCGCCATGACGGGACCGCCGGCCGCGAACGTGACCTCGGTGTCGAGGGTCATGTGCGGGGCGACCTCGTAGAGCCCGCTGGCCGCGGCCGAGATGCTCGACGCGCTGCAGTTCGCGACGCCGCGCTCGAGCGCCTCGTACTGCTCGAGCCACGGGATCGAGACCGGGGTCGCGCCGAGGCCCGCCACCTGCGCCGACTTCGCCGCGCCGCTCGCGGCGACCTGTGCCCCCGCGATCTCGTCGAGGCTCTGCCGCGGGGCGCCGGCGCACATGAGCGGCTGCGAGAACGTCGCCCACTGCGGCACGTTCGGCAGCAGCATCTTGACGCCGAGGTCCTCGTACTCCTGCGCATACGCGGGGTCGGCGTAGACGACCTCCGTCATCCATGCCGACCAGACCAGTGCACCGGTGAGGCCGCCGGGCCCGGCGAAGCCCAGCTCGGAGACGGCGGCGTTCTCGGCGAGCACGTCGGGCTGGTACGTCGGCAGGATGTTGACCATGTCGAGCCGGCCGTCCGCGAGCGCATCGTCGACCTCGGTCGGCCCCGCGATCGCCGTCGCGTAGAAGATCTCGACGTCGAGCCTGCCGTCGGACCACTCCTCCAGAGCCTCGAAGTAGGCGGCGCGCCCGACGCCCGCGATCCCGCCGGGAGGCCCGTCGATCTGGACGGTGAGGGCGATCGGCTCGAGGCCGGCGAACGCGGCGCGATACTCGTCGATCGACGCGCCGAACGGCACGCCGCCGGCCGACGGGCTCTCGGCGGGCGGGTCCGCCGCCCGGTCGGGGCCGCTCGCGCAGCCGCTGATCACGAGCGCCGTCGCGGCGGCGAGCGCCGCCGCTCCCGCGGCCGCCCGGCCGCTCTTCGTCTTCATCGACATGGGACTGTCCTCTCGGAGGTGGGGTGCATCGGGTGGTGTGGCGCGATCAGATGGCGGACCAGCCGCCGTCGGAGGGCAGCAGCACGCCCGTGACGTTCTCGGCCTCGTCGCTGAGCAGCCAGGCGATCGAGGCGGCCAGCGCCGAGGAGCGCGCGAACGGGGGCATGATCGTCCGCTGGATGTGGTCGATGTACGCCGCGCCGTACTCGGAGCCGCGCGTCGGGTCGATGTTCGACCCGCTCGTCGGGCCCGGCGCCACGGTGTTGACGCGGATGCCCTTGTCCGCGTACATGAAGGAGCAGTTGCGGGTGATGCCGTGCACGGCGTGCTTGGACGTCGTATAGGCGAGGCCTCCGGCCGAGCCGCGGATGCCGGCCTCGGAGCTGATGTTCACGATCGCGCCGCGGCCCGCAGGCAGCATGCGCACGATCGCCGCGCGGCACATCCGCATGACGGCGGTGACGTTGACGTCCATGACGCGGCTCCACGTCGCGTCGTCGAGCTCGTGCAGGGGGAGGAACCGGTCCATGACGCCCGCGACGTTCGCCAGGGCGTCGACCGTCTCGCCCGCGGCGGCGAAGACCGCCTGCACGTCGTCCTCGTCCGTCAGGTCGGCCGTGACCGTCACGAGGTCGAGAAGGGGATGCTCGGCGGCGAGCGCCTCGAGGCGGGATCCGTCGACGTCCACAGCGACCACGCGGCCGCCCTCGCCGGCGAGCCGGATCGCGGTGGTCCTGCCGATGCCGGAGCCCGCGCCGGTCACGACGACGGTTCTGCCGGCGAAGCGGCGCGAGCGGGTGTCGAGGGTCATCTTCTCTCCTTCGGGGCGGGCCGGTCCGTCGCCGGTCACCAGCGCACCGGCAGCTCTGCGAGGCCGTAGACGGAGGCGTGCGGGCGCCAGCCGAGGGCGTCCTTGGGCACTGCGAGCACCATCCCGGGGAAGCGGCGCAGCGCCGCGGGGATCGCGATCGACATCTCCAGTCGGGCGAGGTGCTGTCCGGGGCACTGGTGCTCGCCGTAGCCGAAGGCGACGTGGCGCACGTGCGACCGGCGGATGTCGAGGCCGGACGACGCGCCGACGAGCTGCGGGTCGTGGTTGGCGGCGACGAGCGACACCACGACGCGCTCGCCGGCCTGCACGACGCGGTCGCCGACGTGCGTCTCGGTGGCCGCGAGGCGGTTCGGCAGCGAGGTGCTCGACGACACGTAGCGCAGCAGCTCCTCGACGGCGCCCTTCGTGAGCCCGTCGTCGTCGCGCCACGCGGCGAGCTGATCGGGGTGGTCGAGCAGCGCGACGATGCTCAGCGAGATCATGTTGGACGTCGTGTCGTGGCCCGCGATGAAGACGAACATCGCGAGGCCGATGAGCTCCTCGTCGGAGAGGCTCTCGCCGTGGTCGCGCACGAGGGCGCCGATGAGGTCGTCGCCGGGCGCGCGGCGTGCGGCCTCGACGAGCACCGCGACGTAGTCGTGCACGGCGCGGATCGTGGCGGTCACCGTCTCGCGCGACTGGCCGAGGTCCATGATGACTGGCGCCCACGCGTGGAACTCCGCGCGGTCCTCGTAGGGGACGCCGAGCAGCTCGCAGATGACCTGGGTGGGGATCTGCAGGGCGTACTCGGCGAACAGGTCGGCCTGCCGACGCGGGGTGTCGATCGTGTCGAGGAGACGCGCGACGATCTCCTCGATCCGCGGCCGCAGCGCCTCCACGCGCCGCACGGTGAACGAGCGGGCGAGCATGCGGCGCAGGCGCGCGTGCTCCGCGCCGTTCGTGTAGAGGAGCACGCCCGGCTGTCCGGCCAGCGATCCGGGGGAGCGGTCGCCGGTCAGCCCCATCACGAAGTCCGGGCTCCCGAGCACCTGGCGGACCTCGTCGACGCGCGTGACGCCGCGTGCGCGGAAGTCCTCGGTGTACTGCGGCAGGCGGAACCTCATCTCGGGCCATTCGCCGCGATCGCGGGCGTCCGCGAGCTCGCACGCGGGCGTGAAGCGGTCGTTCAGGTCGCGGCGCGACGTGAACATCGTCGTCGCAGGGTTCTCCGACATGGGTGCCTCCGTGTCTTCACCTCGTTGTGGGACGTTCTGGGACAGTAGCACAAATAATTAAACTAGGTATACTACTTCTATGACACGGAAGCAGTCACCCGACGCGTCGCGTCGCACAGCGAGCCGCCGGGTCGTCGCGATCGGCGACCTCGAGGTGCGGGCGGTCTACGACGGCCGCACGCGCATCAAGGAGCCGCCGGGCGTCTCGGCCCTCCCCGAGGAGGAGCTCGCGGACCATCGCCGGTATCTGCCCGGCGACGGCGGTCTCGACGTCTGGTTCGGCGCGCACCTCGTGCGGACCGGCGATCGCGTGATCCTGCTCGACGCCGGCTTGGGTCCCCACGAGGCCCCCTCCCGCGTGCACGTGCCCGACCCGGGCGATCGCGCCCTCGCTGAGGCCTACCGGGAGCGCTTCCGCGCCCTCGGGCGCGCCGACGCGGAGATCGAGCGGCGCCTGCGCGGGCTCGCCGCCGAGACGGTCGAGTACGGGCACCTCGCCGACTCGCTCGCGTTCCTGGGAGTCGCGCCCGCCGACGTGACCGACGTCGTCGTCACGCATCTGCACTGCGACCACATGGGGTGGGTCTCGCACCGAGATCGCCCGTTCTTCCCCAACGCGCGCGTGTGGGCGCACGAAGAGGACGTCGCGCACTTCCTGGGGGAGCACGCCGACGACGAGCGGCACTTCATGCTCATGTACGGCGTCGCCCCGACGAGGGAGCGGATGGAGCCCGTCCTCTCCCGGCTGGAGCCCTGGTCGTCGGACCGCACGATCGCCCCGGGCGTCGACCTCGTGCACGCGCCGGGGCACACGCCGGGCAACGCCCTCGTCGTGCTGTCGTCGCGCGGCGAGCGGGGCATCGTCACGGGCGACACGATCCACTGTCCCCTGGA contains:
- a CDS encoding SDR family NAD(P)-dependent oxidoreductase, encoding MTLDTRSRRFAGRTVVVTGAGSGIGRTTAIRLAGEGGRVVAVDVDGSRLEALAAEHPLLDLVTVTADLTDEDDVQAVFAAAGETVDALANVAGVMDRFLPLHELDDATWSRVMDVNVTAVMRMCRAAIVRMLPAGRGAIVNISSEAGIRGSAGGLAYTTSKHAVHGITRNCSFMYADKGIRVNTVAPGPTSGSNIDPTRGSEYGAAYIDHIQRTIMPPFARSSALAASIAWLLSDEAENVTGVLLPSDGGWSAI
- a CDS encoding cytochrome P450, with the protein product MSENPATTMFTSRRDLNDRFTPACELADARDRGEWPEMRFRLPQYTEDFRARGVTRVDEVRQVLGSPDFVMGLTGDRSPGSLAGQPGVLLYTNGAEHARLRRMLARSFTVRRVEALRPRIEEIVARLLDTIDTPRRQADLFAEYALQIPTQVICELLGVPYEDRAEFHAWAPVIMDLGQSRETVTATIRAVHDYVAVLVEAARRAPGDDLIGALVRDHGESLSDEELIGLAMFVFIAGHDTTSNMISLSIVALLDHPDQLAAWRDDDGLTKGAVEELLRYVSSSTSLPNRLAATETHVGDRVVQAGERVVVSLVAANHDPQLVGASSGLDIRRSHVRHVAFGYGEHQCPGQHLARLEMSIAIPAALRRFPGMVLAVPKDALGWRPHASVYGLAELPVRW
- a CDS encoding MBL fold metallo-hydrolase, producing the protein MTRKQSPDASRRTASRRVVAIGDLEVRAVYDGRTRIKEPPGVSALPEEELADHRRYLPGDGGLDVWFGAHLVRTGDRVILLDAGLGPHEAPSRVHVPDPGDRALAEAYRERFRALGRADAEIERRLRGLAAETVEYGHLADSLAFLGVAPADVTDVVVTHLHCDHMGWVSHRDRPFFPNARVWAHEEDVAHFLGEHADDERHFMLMYGVAPTRERMEPVLSRLEPWSSDRTIAPGVDLVHAPGHTPGNALVVLSSRGERGIVTGDTIHCPLELTVPGFGINADVDRVRADATKRDLLRLIETTEAWVGSTHFPGLEFGRLGPAAGSPRRWEWHDDAVVAG